One window from the genome of Pseudoalteromonas sp. '520P1 No. 423' encodes:
- a CDS encoding M14-type cytosolic carboxypeptidase — protein MKISSQFDSGNIVVKAAQNPLDIQLEIQKDHESDFFQWFHFRLETQQDQLHKINISNLENSAYPEGWDNYQAVASYDRQTWFRLPTSYENGTLTIECQPECSHLYIAYFAPYSYERHLDLVYWAQGHEICEIETLGQTLDNRDMTVLRIGEPAEDKKNIWITARQHPGETMAEWFAEGLLHKLLDDEDSHAAALLSKAVFYIVPNMNPDGSVRGHLRTNAKGVNLNREWQTPTMENSPEVFLVREKMFSTGVDMFLDIHGDEALPYNFVAGSEGIPSYDDKMKSLEESFKSALLTITPEFQDEFGYDKDEPGKANLTVGSCWVAEEFKCLSYTIEMPFKDNINLPDADYGWSDRRSYSFGQDTLAAIVNVVDELR, from the coding sequence ATGAAAATATCAAGTCAATTTGATAGTGGTAACATTGTTGTTAAAGCGGCCCAGAATCCGTTAGATATTCAATTAGAGATACAAAAAGACCATGAGTCAGATTTTTTTCAATGGTTTCATTTTCGTTTAGAGACACAACAAGACCAACTTCATAAAATAAATATCAGTAACCTAGAAAACTCTGCTTACCCAGAGGGTTGGGATAACTACCAAGCAGTTGCGTCATACGATCGTCAAACCTGGTTTAGATTACCGACTTCATATGAAAACGGCACATTAACAATTGAATGTCAGCCAGAATGTTCACATTTATATATTGCTTATTTCGCACCTTACAGTTATGAGCGTCATTTAGATCTTGTTTACTGGGCACAAGGACATGAGATTTGTGAGATAGAAACACTGGGTCAAACATTAGATAATCGCGATATGACAGTTTTACGTATTGGTGAGCCTGCTGAAGATAAAAAGAACATTTGGATCACTGCACGTCAACATCCAGGTGAGACGATGGCTGAATGGTTCGCAGAAGGGTTATTACATAAATTATTAGATGATGAAGATAGCCATGCTGCTGCACTGTTATCTAAAGCTGTGTTTTATATAGTACCAAATATGAACCCTGATGGCAGTGTTCGTGGTCATTTACGTACTAATGCCAAAGGTGTTAACTTAAACCGTGAATGGCAAACACCTACGATGGAAAACAGCCCAGAAGTATTTTTAGTACGTGAAAAAATGTTTTCTACGGGAGTTGATATGTTCTTAGATATTCATGGTGATGAAGCATTACCATATAATTTCGTAGCTGGCTCTGAAGGGATCCCTAGTTATGATGATAAAATGAAGTCATTAGAAGAGTCATTTAAGTCTGCATTGCTTACAATTACCCCAGAATTTCAGGATGAGTTTGGTTACGATAAAGACGAGCCTGGTAAAGCAAATTTAACTGTGGGTTCTTGTTGGGTTGCAGAAGAATTTAAATGTTTATCTTACACAATTGAGATGCCTTTTAAAGATAATATCAATTTACCAGATGCAGATTACGGTTGGTCTGATAGACGTTCATATTCATTTGGTCAAGATACATTAGCTGCAATCGTAAATGTTGTTGATGAGCTAAGATAA
- a CDS encoding YeaC family protein yields the protein MNLEHLISNITPELFERLKYGAATGRWPDGVALSDAQKEQTVQLVMLYQAKVEQSNEQFTISSDGEMVMKSKRELKSQFAEQKEIARFNENDI from the coding sequence ATGAATTTAGAACACCTGATTAGTAATATCACCCCAGAATTATTCGAGCGTTTAAAATATGGTGCTGCAACAGGGCGTTGGCCTGATGGTGTTGCTTTATCCGATGCACAAAAAGAACAAACAGTGCAGTTAGTCATGCTTTATCAAGCAAAAGTAGAACAATCAAACGAACAGTTTACTATTTCAAGTGATGGTGAAATGGTTATGAAATCAAAACGCGAACTAAAGTCACAATTTGCAGAACAAAAAGAGATAGCAAGGTTTAATGAAAATGATATTTAA
- a CDS encoding DUF349 domain-containing protein, with product MKMIFKQLFTPKWKHPKLSVRLGAVDKLNISDEKDAKILDTLAFSDEAVEVRKEALNKLNDISIWYKAFKKDQSNGIKDLAEQHVSKAVLRSDESLPSQIKSEYIDTCNKNSLLEKLALGDKCQSLRIKLLKRLAKATLIETAFKQGDESFQLAILDLVEQYKLLKICQSKALGEVTTKIADILAQQKLAKEMPIVVEKEVKLILAKLNALREKTDYALVKSQSEALSKSWQALELKWLSEDKLNTASVKYLALETKLETALAKLEYEHNEKLAIRAAQEKAKAALAHFNGLIHKIDEQLTVSLLTPSSESTAELTAQVNNARKEINDHTPKLAEHSGLQKSLDNFSKQINTLPELIRCTEAFNEVLARFSTLTIPTEIAQFDDALSAFTVWKKDIKALLPKMPASVKQANTNAFNELVTQWQDATKELKNTLENTRKQSKKKLRDLKRLLDQGRYNIAFGVFKGMDEIYQTLTENYKVSLVNDYEQIEKALAKAQEWQQYVAEPKRDEIITELKELIAQECDDAISRSTLVKLFRKRWNELGRVNSDDAKLKANEFDLLLEQAFSPCRAFFAEQEAQRKTHLIEREQIIEKMIALNSLPTDSIIEFKALETEYNKLSKSWRQAGSVDSQVYQGLLSNYKNAEKSIVSQIRSKHKSNAELKTVLLEQATELTSSEDIVQACDQLKQLQDQWKQIGFAGNKAENDLWQAFRKCNDDVFSQRETVKQQQEKQMNAQSIALEETLSLLTSQLPQAVNVQAINALLKEVNTFALLIPHPLKEIKSQTNELISNIVSKLSQLESDAQIAQYTSLFDSLINEYTVPDNWLKTVKGIKLSRAQLTVRMEILAQVETPVCDAKLKMDEQIAMLSEKMLGEQNQLNDLLAQWLNVSEFTENDVTFIARIKPIFTA from the coding sequence ATGAAAATGATATTTAAGCAGTTATTCACCCCTAAATGGAAACACCCTAAACTTTCAGTAAGATTAGGTGCTGTAGATAAATTAAATATTAGCGATGAAAAAGACGCAAAAATATTAGATACGCTCGCATTTTCTGATGAAGCTGTAGAAGTAAGAAAAGAAGCACTAAATAAGCTTAATGATATTAGCATTTGGTATAAAGCATTTAAAAAAGATCAGTCAAATGGCATAAAAGATTTGGCTGAGCAGCATGTTTCTAAAGCTGTATTAAGAAGTGACGAAAGTCTACCATCACAAATCAAGTCAGAATATATTGATACTTGTAATAAGAATTCTTTATTAGAGAAACTCGCATTGGGTGATAAATGCCAGAGTTTAAGGATTAAATTGCTAAAACGCTTAGCAAAAGCAACTTTAATAGAAACTGCATTTAAACAAGGTGATGAATCATTTCAGTTGGCGATCCTTGATTTAGTTGAACAGTATAAGTTATTAAAAATTTGTCAAAGCAAAGCTCTAGGTGAAGTAACAACTAAAATTGCAGATATCTTAGCACAGCAAAAACTAGCTAAAGAAATGCCGATAGTTGTAGAAAAAGAAGTAAAACTTATTTTAGCCAAGCTTAATGCCCTGCGTGAAAAAACAGATTATGCACTTGTTAAATCTCAATCAGAGGCATTATCTAAAAGCTGGCAAGCCCTAGAGCTAAAATGGTTATCGGAAGATAAATTAAATACAGCAAGCGTAAAATACTTGGCATTAGAAACAAAGCTAGAAACTGCTTTAGCGAAACTTGAGTATGAGCATAATGAAAAGTTAGCTATAAGAGCTGCACAAGAAAAAGCAAAAGCTGCTTTGGCACATTTTAATGGTTTAATACATAAAATTGACGAACAACTGACGGTCAGTTTATTAACACCATCATCAGAGAGTACAGCTGAGTTAACAGCTCAAGTAAATAACGCTCGAAAAGAAATTAATGATCATACACCAAAACTAGCGGAGCATAGCGGCTTACAAAAATCATTAGATAACTTCTCAAAACAAATTAATACTTTACCAGAGTTAATTCGTTGCACAGAAGCATTTAATGAAGTCCTTGCTCGCTTTAGTACACTGACTATTCCGACAGAGATAGCGCAATTTGACGACGCTTTATCTGCTTTTACTGTTTGGAAAAAAGACATCAAAGCATTACTCCCTAAAATGCCTGCTTCTGTTAAACAAGCCAATACCAATGCATTTAATGAGTTAGTAACGCAGTGGCAAGATGCAACTAAAGAGTTAAAAAACACACTAGAAAATACACGTAAGCAGTCTAAAAAGAAATTGAGAGATTTAAAAAGGCTGCTTGATCAAGGTCGATATAATATCGCATTTGGTGTATTTAAAGGTATGGATGAAATCTACCAAACTTTAACTGAAAACTATAAGGTGAGTTTAGTTAATGATTATGAGCAAATTGAAAAAGCATTAGCAAAAGCACAAGAGTGGCAGCAATATGTTGCTGAACCAAAACGTGATGAAATTATCACTGAATTAAAAGAATTGATTGCCCAAGAGTGTGATGATGCAATATCGCGCTCAACTTTGGTTAAATTATTTAGAAAACGTTGGAATGAGTTAGGCCGTGTAAATAGTGATGATGCTAAGTTAAAAGCGAATGAATTTGACTTATTACTTGAGCAAGCTTTTAGCCCTTGTAGAGCATTTTTTGCAGAACAAGAAGCACAAAGAAAAACACATTTGATCGAACGTGAACAAATAATCGAAAAAATGATCGCATTAAATTCTTTACCTACTGACAGTATTATTGAATTTAAAGCGCTTGAAACTGAGTATAACAAACTATCAAAATCTTGGCGTCAAGCTGGATCAGTTGATTCTCAAGTTTATCAAGGGTTATTGAGCAATTACAAAAATGCTGAAAAATCGATAGTATCTCAAATCAGATCAAAACATAAATCTAATGCTGAACTTAAAACCGTTTTATTAGAGCAAGCAACTGAACTGACTTCTAGTGAGGATATTGTTCAAGCATGTGATCAATTAAAGCAATTGCAAGATCAGTGGAAACAAATTGGTTTTGCCGGAAATAAAGCAGAAAATGATTTATGGCAAGCCTTTAGAAAGTGCAATGATGATGTTTTTTCTCAAAGAGAAACGGTTAAACAGCAGCAAGAAAAGCAAATGAATGCACAGAGTATCGCACTTGAAGAGACTTTATCACTACTAACATCACAGTTACCCCAAGCAGTTAACGTACAAGCTATAAATGCTTTATTAAAAGAAGTTAATACTTTTGCACTATTAATACCACATCCATTAAAAGAGATTAAATCTCAAACGAATGAATTAATAAGTAATATCGTCTCTAAATTATCACAACTGGAAAGTGATGCTCAAATCGCGCAATATACTTCATTATTTGATTCTTTAATAAATGAATATACTGTGCCTGATAATTGGCTTAAAACAGTTAAAGGTATTAAGTTATCAAGAGCACAGCTAACGGTTCGTATGGAAATTTTAGCTCAAGTTGAAACACCAGTTTGTGATGCTAAGTTAAAAATGGATGAACAAATAGCGATGTTAAGTGAAAAAATGTTAGGTGAGCAGAATCAATTGAATGACTTACTAGCACAGTGGTTAAATGTATCTGAGTTTACTGAAAATGATGTTACGTTTATCGCGCGTATTAAGCCAATATTCACAGCTTAA
- a CDS encoding anti-phage deoxyguanosine triphosphatase, with product MNSWFQRRSTEDKNRPNDHRTAFQKDRSRIIHAAAFRRLQAKTQIMGIGVDDFYRTRLTHSLEVAQIGSGILGQLRSTLQNTDFLPCRSQIETLCLAHDIGHPPFGHGGEIALNYMMRNSGGFEGNAQTLRIVSKLEPYTQDFGMNLTRRTLLGFIKYPEFIDKLWIKQPEIDPNLPYIKADLWKPAKGLYTADTAVFDWILAPFNDSDQALIRQYKPQDEFRNKTIHKSLDASIMELADDIAYAVHDLEDAIATGIISLSQWQDVALNEFKIISSPWIKKNISRITQKLFSKHHCDRKDAIGEFVNLFITKNKIAKNNHGFSSPLLSYSLYLPEEYKEILQVLKRFINKLLIRQSQMQQIEFKGQKLIIEMFGAFASDPMRLLPENTQVRWQELYESTGCGNRVICDYIAGMSDEYAYKVHNRLFSSQVE from the coding sequence ATGAACTCTTGGTTTCAAAGACGTAGTACAGAAGATAAAAATAGACCAAATGATCATCGAACTGCTTTTCAAAAAGATAGGTCACGGATCATTCACGCTGCTGCATTTAGGCGTTTGCAGGCTAAAACTCAAATAATGGGAATAGGAGTTGATGATTTTTATCGCACAAGACTTACCCACTCTTTAGAAGTTGCTCAAATTGGTAGTGGCATCTTAGGACAACTTAGAAGCACACTTCAAAATACAGATTTTCTACCATGTCGTAGTCAAATAGAAACATTATGTTTAGCGCATGATATTGGTCATCCACCCTTCGGACATGGCGGAGAAATTGCGTTAAACTACATGATGAGAAACAGTGGCGGTTTTGAGGGCAATGCCCAAACACTTAGAATTGTTTCTAAACTTGAGCCTTATACGCAAGATTTTGGCATGAACTTGACCAGAAGAACTTTATTAGGATTTATTAAATATCCTGAGTTCATTGATAAATTATGGATCAAGCAGCCTGAAATTGATCCGAACTTACCTTACATTAAAGCTGATTTATGGAAGCCTGCTAAAGGGTTATATACAGCTGATACAGCTGTTTTTGATTGGATCCTAGCGCCTTTTAACGATTCTGACCAAGCCTTAATTAGACAATATAAGCCACAGGATGAATTTCGTAATAAAACAATTCACAAGTCTTTAGATGCTTCTATCATGGAACTTGCTGATGATATTGCTTATGCAGTCCATGATTTAGAAGATGCTATTGCGACAGGCATTATTAGTTTGTCTCAATGGCAAGATGTGGCATTAAATGAATTTAAAATAATATCGAGCCCTTGGATCAAAAAGAATATCTCAAGGATCACACAAAAGTTATTTTCTAAACACCATTGTGACCGTAAAGACGCCATTGGTGAGTTCGTTAATTTATTTATTACCAAAAATAAGATAGCAAAAAATAACCATGGTTTTTCATCTCCATTATTATCTTATAGTTTATATTTACCTGAAGAATATAAGGAGATTTTACAAGTGCTCAAACGATTCATAAATAAACTTTTAATACGTCAATCACAAATGCAGCAAATTGAATTTAAAGGTCAAAAGCTTATTATAGAAATGTTTGGTGCCTTTGCTAGTGATCCTATGAGGTTATTACCTGAAAATACCCAAGTTAGATGGCAGGAATTATACGAATCTACTGGCTGTGGTAATAGAGTAATATGTGATTATATTGCTGGTATGTCAGATGAATATGCTTATAAAGTACATAACAGATTATTTTCATCGCAAGTTGAATAA
- a CDS encoding TonB-dependent siderophore receptor, which produces MKKTQLGLAIIAAVPLFSSMQAVAADTSANEIEKIEITGSRIKRADMETASPVTIIGADDIKASGATSIDGVLQKMTATGGAMTNPGVNNGSGGNASINLRGLGSQRTLVLLNGRRMINSGTGAASTVDLNTIPVSMIKQIEVLKDGASAVYGTDAVAGVVNIILKKDFEGLDMNFQSGISGQGDAEESSIDFTVGTSFDRGNIVLGVQYTDRGEASQADRDFSSCPISERKTANGDIELYCGGSSYSAGGHVWGDLDGDNNTYTPGESLQGNPDSSFDEFTDEDKFNYSTDSYLFTPMKRLNLTGLANFEYSDDTNLFSEFTYSKRWSGQQMAPQPVWFDFTYDEETMGDSLVEHGYETGDAISYGRRMTDTGTRDYSQVVDTVRTVIGAEGIFDNDWSWDAAVNFGRNDSVDRLSNLHNMGSIQDDIENGSFNPLDQDSWVSVNMNDYIYTEQNTGGSQLFMISASVAGEIMEVPAGFVGIAAGVESRSEKAWFVPDSLTSQGLANDPKVEATGGSFDVNEAFVEIAVPLLADKFLAEQVDLSAAIRAFDYSTFGSDTTWKLGLTWKMNDEIMFRGVASTAFRAPTVNELYSGDSPSYNQITFPGAQDQAEVTVGGNDQLTPEEADTLTAGLVYEPSWFDGLSMTVDYYDIAITNSIGTIDNQYIVDNCLDANTGNKINENTAICKSADIEFNQSTGRIAFNNQLQNVGSETTKGIDLNLTYKFEAAGLDWSTALDTSFLTESSIVDVEGNETDYSGTITANSGGYADVKSNLTVSVRGNDWDASYKIRYIAGMDSFTCLENPSDCYAPTVPSMVYHDISGSYMMSETVTVAAGINNLFDKEPPYFTGNQDSNTSPYTYDVLGRYLHASVNVKF; this is translated from the coding sequence ATGAAAAAAACACAACTAGGTTTAGCAATCATTGCTGCCGTTCCATTATTCTCAAGTATGCAAGCCGTTGCTGCTGACACTTCAGCTAATGAAATCGAAAAAATCGAAATCACTGGTTCTCGTATTAAGCGTGCTGACATGGAAACAGCTAGCCCAGTAACTATTATTGGTGCTGACGATATTAAAGCATCTGGTGCAACAAGCATCGATGGTGTTTTACAAAAAATGACTGCGACTGGTGGTGCGATGACTAACCCGGGCGTAAACAATGGTTCTGGCGGTAATGCTAGCATCAACTTACGTGGTTTAGGTTCACAACGTACTTTAGTACTGTTAAATGGTCGTCGTATGATCAACTCAGGTACGGGTGCTGCTTCAACAGTAGATTTAAATACAATACCTGTATCTATGATCAAGCAAATCGAAGTGCTTAAAGATGGTGCTTCAGCTGTATATGGTACAGATGCAGTAGCGGGTGTTGTTAACATCATTCTTAAGAAAGACTTTGAAGGCCTAGACATGAATTTTCAGTCTGGTATTTCTGGTCAAGGCGATGCAGAAGAGTCATCTATCGATTTTACAGTAGGTACTTCTTTTGACCGTGGTAACATTGTTTTAGGTGTGCAATATACTGACCGTGGTGAAGCAAGCCAAGCAGATCGTGACTTTTCAAGCTGTCCTATTTCTGAACGTAAAACTGCAAATGGTGACATAGAGCTTTACTGTGGTGGTTCTAGCTACTCAGCTGGTGGTCATGTTTGGGGTGATTTAGATGGTGATAATAACACTTATACTCCAGGTGAAAGTCTTCAAGGTAATCCAGATAGTTCTTTTGATGAATTTACTGATGAAGATAAATTCAATTACTCAACGGATAGCTACCTTTTCACACCTATGAAACGTTTAAACCTAACAGGTTTAGCAAACTTTGAATACTCAGATGATACAAACCTTTTCTCTGAGTTTACTTATTCAAAACGTTGGTCTGGTCAGCAAATGGCACCACAACCAGTATGGTTTGACTTCACTTATGATGAAGAAACTATGGGTGATTCTTTAGTTGAGCATGGTTATGAGACTGGTGATGCTATCTCTTACGGTCGTCGTATGACAGATACTGGTACTCGTGATTACTCACAAGTCGTTGATACAGTAAGAACAGTTATCGGTGCTGAAGGTATATTTGATAACGATTGGTCTTGGGATGCAGCAGTAAACTTTGGTCGTAATGATTCAGTTGACCGTTTATCAAACCTACATAACATGGGTTCTATTCAAGATGATATCGAAAACGGTAGCTTTAACCCGCTAGACCAAGACTCTTGGGTATCAGTGAACATGAACGACTACATCTACACAGAACAAAACACGGGTGGTAGCCAATTGTTTATGATCTCTGCATCGGTTGCAGGTGAGATAATGGAAGTACCAGCTGGTTTCGTAGGTATTGCTGCAGGTGTTGAATCACGTTCAGAAAAAGCTTGGTTTGTTCCAGATTCATTGACTTCTCAAGGTCTTGCAAATGATCCTAAAGTTGAAGCAACTGGCGGCTCTTTTGACGTAAACGAAGCATTTGTTGAAATCGCAGTACCATTATTAGCTGATAAATTCCTTGCTGAGCAAGTAGATTTAAGTGCAGCTATCCGTGCATTTGATTACAGTACATTTGGTAGCGATACAACTTGGAAACTTGGTTTAACTTGGAAAATGAATGATGAAATCATGTTCCGCGGTGTTGCATCTACAGCTTTCCGCGCACCAACAGTAAACGAGCTTTACTCAGGTGACTCACCATCTTATAACCAAATTACTTTCCCTGGTGCTCAAGATCAGGCTGAAGTAACAGTTGGTGGTAATGATCAACTTACACCAGAAGAAGCGGATACTTTAACTGCTGGTTTAGTATATGAGCCAAGCTGGTTTGACGGTCTTTCAATGACAGTTGATTACTATGATATTGCTATCACAAACTCAATTGGCACAATTGACAATCAGTACATCGTTGATAACTGTTTAGATGCTAATACTGGTAATAAGATAAATGAAAATACTGCTATTTGTAAATCAGCGGATATTGAATTCAACCAATCGACGGGTCGTATTGCGTTCAATAACCAACTACAAAATGTTGGTTCTGAAACAACTAAAGGTATTGATTTAAACCTAACTTACAAATTTGAAGCTGCAGGTCTTGATTGGTCAACTGCATTAGATACAAGTTTCCTAACAGAGTCTTCTATTGTTGATGTTGAAGGTAACGAAACTGATTATTCAGGTACTATCACTGCAAACTCGGGTGGTTATGCTGATGTTAAATCTAACCTAACTGTTTCTGTTCGTGGAAATGATTGGGATGCTAGCTACAAAATACGCTACATTGCTGGTATGGATAGCTTCACTTGTTTAGAAAACCCAAGTGATTGTTACGCACCAACAGTGCCATCTATGGTTTACCATGACATCAGTGGTTCTTACATGATGAGCGAAACGGTGACTGTTGCAGCTGGAATCAATAACTTGTTTGATAAAGAGCCGCCGTACTTCACTGGTAACCAAGATTCAAACACTAGCCCTTATACTTATGACGTATTAGGTCGTTACTTACATGCAAGTGTAAATGTTAAATTCTAA
- a CDS encoding DUF2986 domain-containing protein: MNRQKKINGIFKKKLKKFKSKLHTSNKPAYVSKAEREKIAAQETEEYKVED, from the coding sequence ATGAACAGACAGAAAAAAATTAACGGCATTTTTAAGAAAAAACTGAAGAAATTCAAATCTAAACTACACACAAGCAACAAACCAGCTTATGTATCTAAAGCAGAACGTGAAAAGATTGCAGCTCAAGAAACTGAAGAATACAAAGTAGAAGATTAA
- a CDS encoding DEAD/DEAH box helicase, whose amino-acid sequence MSFTKLGLSAPILTAVSEQGYDTPTPIQEKAIPAIIEGRDIMAAAQTGTGKTAGFTLPLLEKLSKGQKAGPNQARALILAPTRELAAQVAESVELYSKNLPLTSTVVFGGVKINPQMMRLRKGVDVLVATPGRLIDLMGQGAVKFKNLEVLVLDEADRMLDMGFIHDIKRILKTLPAKRQNLMFSATFSDDIRQLAKGLIHNPVEVSVESNKAAKTIEHWIHPVDKTKKPALLTHLIEKNNWRQVLVFTRTKHGANRLVKQLDKSKIEAAAIHGNKSQSARTKALAGFKSGEIRILVATDIVARGLDIDQLPQVVNYDLPNVSEDYVHRIGRTGRAGASGEAISLVTADDLKELSDIECLTQKLLRREIVEGFEPINKVPETTLNMKPIKAKKLKKPKQKQNKPGDNQGEQKAKRRHSNKAPQATKKRSSGHKSQSKKSTDNKSASQDVWKNSTKKHK is encoded by the coding sequence ATGAGCTTTACCAAATTGGGTTTATCTGCCCCTATTTTAACAGCGGTCAGTGAACAAGGTTATGACACCCCAACACCCATTCAGGAAAAAGCAATACCTGCAATAATTGAAGGCCGAGACATCATGGCCGCAGCACAAACAGGTACAGGTAAAACTGCAGGATTCACTTTACCCTTATTAGAAAAATTATCAAAAGGTCAAAAAGCTGGCCCAAATCAGGCTAGGGCACTTATCTTAGCACCAACAAGAGAGCTTGCTGCTCAGGTTGCTGAGAGTGTTGAGCTGTACAGCAAAAACTTGCCTTTAACTTCAACCGTTGTTTTTGGTGGCGTTAAAATTAACCCACAAATGATGCGACTTCGTAAAGGCGTAGATGTATTAGTAGCAACACCGGGTCGATTAATTGATTTAATGGGCCAAGGTGCTGTTAAATTTAAAAACCTTGAAGTATTAGTATTAGATGAAGCAGACCGTATGTTAGATATGGGCTTTATTCATGATATTAAACGCATCCTTAAAACGCTGCCTGCTAAACGCCAGAATTTAATGTTTTCAGCGACTTTTTCTGATGATATTCGTCAATTAGCAAAAGGTTTGATCCACAATCCTGTTGAAGTATCAGTAGAATCTAATAAAGCAGCTAAAACAATTGAACATTGGATTCATCCAGTAGATAAAACTAAAAAGCCTGCATTACTAACACACTTGATTGAAAAAAATAATTGGCGACAAGTATTAGTTTTCACGAGAACGAAGCATGGTGCGAATCGATTAGTTAAGCAGTTAGACAAAAGTAAAATTGAAGCTGCAGCGATTCATGGTAATAAGAGCCAAAGTGCACGTACAAAAGCGCTTGCTGGATTTAAAAGTGGTGAGATCCGTATTTTAGTGGCGACAGATATTGTTGCGCGTGGTTTAGATATCGATCAACTACCACAAGTTGTTAATTACGATTTACCTAATGTATCAGAAGATTATGTTCATAGAATAGGGCGTACTGGGCGTGCTGGCGCAAGTGGTGAAGCCATCTCATTAGTTACTGCTGATGACCTTAAAGAATTATCTGATATTGAGTGCTTAACGCAAAAATTATTACGCCGTGAAATTGTTGAAGGGTTTGAACCAATTAATAAAGTGCCTGAAACAACTTTAAATATGAAACCTATCAAGGCAAAAAAACTTAAAAAGCCAAAGCAAAAGCAAAACAAACCGGGTGATAATCAAGGCGAACAAAAAGCAAAGCGTCGACATAGTAATAAAGCGCCACAAGCAACAAAAAAACGTTCTTCTGGGCATAAATCCCAATCTAAGAAAAGTACAGATAACAAAAGTGCTTCACAAGATGTGTGGAAAAATAGCACTAAAAAGCATAAGTAA
- the ansA gene encoding asparaginase: MKRKRIYIAYTGGTIGMKKSARGYIPADGYLTETVKASAEFNRDEMPLFDIHEYQPLIDSSDMSPAHWQMIADDIKSKYQDYDGFVVLHGTDTMAYTAAALSFMFENLTKPVIVTGSQIPLSQLRSDGQVNLLNAMFLAANYPIAEVSLFFNNQLFRGNRATKVHADGFNAFGSPNLEPLALSGINIELVKGTLSPYIENELEVCSITPQNIGVLHLYPGISNDVIQSILNGKLKALVLLSFGVGNAPQEPEFLKLLEDASNRGVVIVNLTQCLKGSVNMGGYATGNALLNVGVISGYDMTLEACLTKLHYLLSQKLETETIRHLMQDNLRGELER; encoded by the coding sequence ATGAAAAGAAAACGTATTTATATTGCCTATACAGGCGGTACTATCGGTATGAAGAAGTCAGCAAGGGGATATATTCCTGCTGATGGTTACCTCACTGAAACTGTTAAAGCTAGTGCAGAGTTTAATCGTGATGAAATGCCTTTATTTGATATTCATGAATACCAGCCATTGATTGACTCATCAGATATGTCTCCTGCTCATTGGCAAATGATAGCTGACGATATTAAAAGTAAATATCAAGATTATGATGGTTTTGTTGTATTACATGGTACAGATACCATGGCGTATACCGCAGCTGCATTATCTTTTATGTTCGAGAATTTAACTAAGCCAGTAATTGTAACAGGTTCACAAATACCACTTTCACAATTACGATCTGATGGTCAAGTTAACCTGCTCAATGCAATGTTTTTAGCAGCTAACTACCCTATTGCCGAAGTCAGCTTATTTTTTAACAATCAGTTATTTAGGGGTAATCGTGCAACTAAAGTTCATGCTGATGGCTTTAATGCCTTTGGTTCACCCAATTTAGAGCCGCTTGCACTATCTGGTATTAACATCGAATTGGTCAAAGGCACTTTAAGCCCTTATATCGAAAATGAACTTGAAGTATGTTCGATTACACCACAAAATATTGGTGTTTTACATTTATATCCTGGGATCAGTAATGATGTTATTCAAAGCATATTAAATGGCAAGCTAAAAGCATTAGTACTATTAAGTTTTGGTGTAGGTAATGCACCACAAGAACCTGAATTTTTAAAGCTTTTAGAAGACGCGAGCAACCGTGGCGTGGTGATTGTTAACCTAACGCAATGTTTAAAAGGCAGTGTCAACATGGGCGGTTATGCAACAGGTAATGCATTATTAAATGTAGGTGTGATCAGTGGTTATGATATGACACTAGAAGCGTGTTTAACTAAACTTCACTATTTATTAAGTCAGAAGCTTGAAACAGAAACTATTAGACACTTAATGCAAGATAACCTAAGAGGTGAGTTAGAAAGATAG